One genomic window of Cyanobacteriota bacterium includes the following:
- a CDS encoding DUF3769 domain-containing protein produces MSTSLAKLCFAGCLILSSLISPVAANPSKLYFPIAKEDVQNKTQTELASEAIIDIVADEVSYDQEKTFYEASGNAETYLSSRKAKLFADYISYDTQAKILEATGNVKMVQATDASILEELRYDDELPAGTDTIYGNYISFNVGTSEYKLTEPRLYANGIKMLARELKSKYHTKQEGKKSQNILNFNQGTVALDEPISVYSHATRVRTRYGFDQRRQAMRRQVDWNDVSDKKTVRYTAKEVYYDNTRKTNNLKIKGARLWIGEHLSIPSPVHITTTVGEAGNTKFKGPIIGTNERIGGFAMGPRFFYETKPGVFSIVPLVQIGNGPEVSFGAIGSFNTPGDTTSLMAGYGQLEERFILNAHQNIWHRYLQVDALVNQFKRNSVFGTSQVGQLYDLSSDFRLKLPFMDDRGMRIRSAAGWASDNNDLFSEERREQLAEERGAGGLGKEHSGYRIEFETDFYTKPIWRYGNEKYNFSVRGRSQAALRFYDTGDSLQVARFGPAFETRFDNLKFELAYLFAAIGGSSPFLFDQFVDGFQAVILDGDYEVNKWFSIGTLLTYSLDKERFTNNQIRTEFGAEDFKMRVSYDTIRNQIGLGFNVIFGDTIDFDKLRVKI; encoded by the coding sequence GTGTCGACATCACTCGCAAAACTTTGTTTTGCAGGATGTCTAATACTAAGCAGCCTTATTAGCCCAGTAGCTGCAAACCCAAGCAAGCTCTATTTTCCGATTGCAAAAGAAGATGTGCAAAACAAAACTCAAACTGAACTTGCTTCTGAAGCAATAATTGATATTGTCGCCGATGAAGTTAGTTACGATCAAGAAAAAACATTTTATGAAGCAAGCGGCAATGCTGAGACTTATCTCAGTTCACGTAAAGCCAAACTTTTTGCAGACTATATTAGTTACGACACTCAAGCCAAAATACTTGAAGCCACAGGCAATGTTAAAATGGTACAAGCAACTGATGCCAGCATTCTTGAAGAGCTGCGCTATGACGACGAGCTACCTGCTGGCACAGACACAATTTATGGTAACTATATTTCTTTCAATGTTGGGACTAGCGAATATAAGCTAACAGAACCAAGACTTTACGCCAATGGCATCAAGATGCTAGCGCGCGAACTCAAATCAAAATACCATACCAAACAAGAAGGCAAGAAGTCCCAAAACATCCTCAACTTCAATCAAGGAACAGTGGCGCTCGATGAACCAATCTCAGTTTATTCTCACGCTACAAGAGTCAGAACTCGATATGGCTTCGATCAACGCCGCCAAGCAATGCGCCGACAAGTAGACTGGAACGACGTTTCAGACAAAAAAACTGTTCGCTATACAGCTAAAGAGGTTTACTACGACAATACTCGCAAAACTAACAACCTCAAAATCAAAGGCGCACGTTTGTGGATCGGTGAACATCTTAGTATCCCATCACCAGTCCATATTACAACAACAGTAGGTGAAGCAGGCAATACTAAATTCAAAGGACCAATTATTGGTACCAATGAGCGGATCGGTGGTTTTGCAATGGGTCCAAGATTTTTTTATGAAACAAAGCCGGGTGTTTTTTCAATTGTGCCTCTAGTGCAAATTGGTAACGGACCAGAAGTATCTTTTGGTGCAATTGGTTCTTTCAATACACCAGGCGACACGACCTCATTGATGGCAGGTTACGGACAACTTGAAGAGCGCTTTATTCTAAATGCTCACCAAAATATATGGCATAGATACCTTCAAGTAGATGCTTTAGTAAACCAATTCAAACGTAACAGTGTCTTTGGAACCAGCCAAGTAGGACAGCTCTACGATCTCTCTAGTGACTTCAGACTCAAACTTCCTTTTATGGATGACAGAGGTATGCGCATTCGCTCAGCAGCCGGTTGGGCAAGTGACAACAACGATCTCTTTAGTGAAGAGCGTAGGGAGCAACTCGCTGAAGAACGTGGAGCTGGTGGACTTGGCAAAGAGCATAGTGGTTACAGAATAGAATTTGAAACTGATTTTTATACCAAACCTATTTGGCGTTATGGAAACGAAAAATACAACTTTAGTGTGCGAGGAAGATCGCAAGCTGCTCTTAGATTCTATGATACTGGAGACAGCTTGCAAGTAGCTCGTTTCGGTCCTGCTTTTGAAACTAGATTTGACAATCTCAAATTTGAACTTGCTTATTTATTTGCAGCCATCGGAGGCAGTTCACCGTTTTTGTTTGATCAATTCGTTGATGGTTTCCAAGCAGTAATTCTTGATGGTGATTATGAAGTCAATAAATGGTTCAGTATCGGTACCTTGCTTACCTACAGCTTGGACAAAGAACGTTTTACCAATAATCAAATCAGAACAGAGTTTGGAGCAGAGGACTTCAAGATGCGCGTAAGTTACGATACCATTCGTAATCAAATTGGACTTGGCTTCAATGTGATCTTTGGTGATACTATTGATTTTGATAAGTTGAGGGTTAAGATTTAA